The proteins below are encoded in one region of Shewanella algae:
- the galU gene encoding UTP--glucose-1-phosphate uridylyltransferase GalU translates to MKSTTIRKAVIPVAGLGTRMLPATKAIPKEMLPVVDKPLIQYVVSEAIAAGIKEIVLVTHASKNSIENHFDTSFELEAQLERRVKRQLLNEVQSICPQNVTVISVRQAQAKGLGHAILCARPVVGDEPFAVLLPDVLIDDAASDLSRDNLAEMVSLFDRTGTGQIMVEGVPHEKVDQYGIADVNGHDLKPGESQPLIKLVEKPDVDEAPSNLAVVGRYVLPAAIWPLLGKTPAGAGDEIQLTDAIAMLMQSQQVNAYYMRGKSHDCGNKLGYMQATVEHALRHPELGREFAAYLGDLVKGSKA, encoded by the coding sequence ATAAAATCGACCACCATCCGCAAGGCGGTAATTCCCGTTGCGGGTCTTGGCACCCGAATGCTGCCGGCCACCAAGGCCATTCCAAAAGAGATGCTGCCGGTAGTAGATAAACCCTTGATCCAATATGTTGTCAGCGAAGCCATTGCCGCCGGCATCAAGGAAATCGTGCTGGTTACCCACGCCAGTAAAAACTCCATTGAAAACCATTTCGATACCAGTTTTGAACTGGAAGCCCAGCTTGAGCGCCGGGTAAAGCGGCAACTGCTCAATGAAGTACAGTCTATCTGTCCGCAAAATGTCACTGTTATCAGCGTCCGCCAGGCTCAGGCCAAAGGGCTGGGACACGCCATTCTCTGTGCCCGTCCGGTAGTAGGTGATGAGCCGTTCGCCGTGCTGCTGCCGGACGTGTTGATAGACGATGCCGCCAGCGATCTTTCCCGCGATAATCTGGCCGAAATGGTCAGCCTGTTCGACCGCACAGGAACCGGGCAGATAATGGTGGAAGGTGTGCCTCACGAGAAGGTAGACCAATACGGAATAGCCGATGTCAACGGCCACGATCTCAAGCCGGGCGAATCCCAGCCGCTTATCAAACTGGTTGAAAAACCGGATGTCGACGAAGCCCCCTCTAACTTGGCTGTAGTGGGCCGCTATGTGCTACCTGCCGCCATTTGGCCCTTGCTTGGCAAGACGCCGGCCGGTGCCGGTGATGAAATCCAGCTCACGGATGCCATTGCCATGTTGATGCAAAGCCAGCAGGTCAACGCTTACTACATGCGTGGCAAGAGCCATGACTGTGGCAACAAGTTGGGTTATATGCAGGCAACGGTGGAACATGCATTGCGCCACCCCGAGCTTGGACGTGAATTTGCCGCCTATCTGGGCGATTTGGTTAAAGGAAGTAAAGCATGA
- the galE gene encoding UDP-glucose 4-epimerase GalE: MTILVTGGAGYIGTHTLVELLAAGKEVVVIDNLSNSSVEALARVEEISGKSVLFYQGDILNKAFLQKVFSDHSFEAVIHFAGLKAVGESVAQPLRYYENNVTGTLILCQVMKEYGVRNLVFSSSATVYGDPASLPITEAFPTGATNPYGQSKLMVEHILADLAAADASWNIARLRYFNPVGAHKSGRIGEDPNDIPNNLMPFIAQVAVGKRDKLSVFGNDYPTVDGTGVRDYIHVVDLAIGHLKALDKLATNPGLVTYNLGTGQGYSVLEMVKAFEKACNKAIPFEFAPRRPGDIAACYADPTHATKELGWKAEHSLQDMADSSWNWQSNNPNGYKG, encoded by the coding sequence ATGACAATTTTGGTCACCGGTGGAGCCGGGTATATTGGCACCCACACTCTGGTTGAACTTCTGGCCGCGGGCAAAGAGGTTGTGGTGATAGACAACCTGAGCAATTCAAGTGTCGAAGCCTTGGCCAGAGTCGAAGAGATCAGCGGCAAGAGCGTGCTCTTTTATCAAGGCGATATTCTCAACAAGGCATTCCTGCAGAAAGTCTTCAGTGACCACAGCTTCGAAGCCGTTATTCACTTCGCCGGCCTTAAGGCGGTGGGTGAATCCGTCGCCCAGCCGCTCAGATACTATGAAAATAATGTCACCGGCACCCTTATTCTGTGCCAGGTGATGAAAGAATATGGCGTTCGCAACCTGGTATTCAGCTCATCGGCCACAGTTTACGGCGATCCCGCCAGTCTGCCGATCACCGAGGCCTTCCCCACCGGCGCCACCAACCCTTATGGTCAGTCCAAACTGATGGTGGAACATATTCTGGCGGATCTGGCCGCGGCCGATGCCAGCTGGAACATCGCCCGCTTGCGTTATTTCAACCCGGTCGGCGCCCACAAGAGCGGCCGCATCGGTGAAGATCCCAACGATATCCCCAACAATCTGATGCCCTTTATCGCCCAGGTTGCCGTCGGCAAGCGCGATAAACTCAGCGTATTCGGCAATGACTACCCCACGGTAGACGGCACAGGTGTGCGTGACTATATCCATGTAGTTGACCTTGCCATAGGCCACCTCAAGGCACTGGATAAACTCGCTACCAATCCGGGCCTGGTCACCTATAATCTGGGAACAGGCCAGGGCTACAGCGTACTTGAGATGGTCAAAGCCTTTGAGAAAGCCTGCAACAAGGCGATCCCCTTCGAGTTTGCCCCGCGTCGTCCCGGCGATATCGCCGCCTGTTATGCCGACCCTACCCATGCTACCAAAGAGCTGGGCTGGAAGGCTGAGCACAGCCTGCAGGATATGGCCGACTCCAGCTGGAACTGGCAATCCAACAATCCTAACGGTTACAAGGGTTAG
- the napF gene encoding ferredoxin-type protein NapF → MDLSRRHLFSRRKSNVVRPPWSKPEAEFIDACTRCGACVDACETQVLIKGDGGFPELNFQRAECSFCQACVTSCAEPVFRPLSEAPWRLIAQFADNCLARQGIVCQSCKDACDERAIRFPPLLGATALPVLDAERCSGCGACVAPCPASAIKLVEPDPA, encoded by the coding sequence ATGGATCTATCCCGCAGACATCTGTTCAGTCGCCGCAAGAGTAATGTGGTCAGGCCGCCCTGGAGTAAACCGGAAGCGGAATTTATCGACGCCTGTACTCGCTGCGGCGCTTGTGTGGATGCCTGCGAGACCCAAGTGCTTATCAAGGGGGATGGCGGCTTTCCGGAGCTTAACTTCCAGCGCGCCGAATGCAGCTTTTGCCAAGCCTGTGTCACCAGCTGTGCAGAGCCGGTATTCAGGCCTCTTAGCGAAGCGCCTTGGCGGCTTATAGCCCAATTTGCCGACAACTGCCTCGCCCGCCAGGGTATTGTCTGCCAAAGCTGCAAGGATGCCTGCGACGAGCGGGCGATCCGCTTTCCGCCCCTTTTAGGGGCTACCGCTCTACCTGTACTGGATGCTGAGCGCTGCAGCGGCTGCGGCGCCTGCGTTGCCCCCTGCCCCGCCTCTGCCATCAAGCTGGTAGAGCCAGACCCCGCTTGA
- a CDS encoding bactofilin family protein, translating into MFGKSKKTTGLTYIAQGSKITGESHFDGETLVGGAIYGKINAESKLTIEANGLVDGELTCQELKVSGLFRGKLCCEKLTICGTGTVEGEVASKSMEIFEGGQFIGMRVKEEVNLLKQLGNDSETATELRLQTQE; encoded by the coding sequence ATGTTTGGTAAAAGCAAAAAAACGACGGGGCTCACATATATTGCCCAGGGCAGCAAAATCACCGGTGAGAGTCACTTCGATGGCGAGACTCTGGTTGGCGGTGCCATTTATGGAAAAATCAACGCCGAAAGCAAGCTGACCATAGAAGCCAACGGCTTGGTTGATGGCGAACTCACCTGCCAGGAGCTCAAGGTCTCCGGACTGTTTCGCGGTAAGCTCTGCTGTGAAAAACTGACCATCTGCGGCACAGGGACTGTCGAAGGTGAAGTGGCCAGTAAGTCGATGGAGATCTTCGAAGGTGGCCAATTTATCGGCATGAGAGTCAAAGAAGAGGTCAATCTGCTGAAACAGCTGGGTAATGACAGCGAAACGGCTACCGAGTTGAGGCTGCAAACCCAGGAATGA
- a CDS encoding LysR family transcriptional regulator: protein MTSRLLKQLCELDIFTLMVFKNIYETGHANCTARDLAVSAPKVSRCLAALRLAFDDELFYRRQQKLKPTPLAESLYQPVCDFIHSVHRLEQQVHQSRQPSNDICIHIAVAHGLLSALAMKLGLKNIQQQLGQVRLYPWQDDSAEKIHRGQLDLGICLEHPEQLDLILSSLGQTMGVCVVSREDHPLWQRSPAITLEDISQYTFVYLTIKGFNERMDPMELFCQQEGIPLSQVYAVHDREEWHAHLLTMGSVAFSTPNEMALIKGMPGLRVQHLPETEVAKLHRAFSLPSYSLVEKAPSYRRYSEQQRKQLLALVTQELYPKAEY, encoded by the coding sequence GTGACGAGTCGATTACTCAAGCAGTTGTGCGAATTGGATATCTTTACTCTCATGGTGTTCAAGAACATCTATGAGACAGGGCATGCCAACTGTACGGCTAGAGATTTGGCGGTTTCCGCCCCCAAGGTCAGTCGCTGTTTGGCCGCGCTCAGGCTGGCCTTTGATGACGAGCTTTTCTATCGCCGCCAGCAAAAGCTCAAGCCTACCCCACTGGCCGAAAGCCTGTATCAGCCCGTCTGTGATTTCATTCACTCAGTGCATCGGCTGGAGCAACAGGTTCATCAGAGCCGTCAGCCCTCGAACGACATCTGTATCCATATTGCCGTGGCGCATGGACTGCTTTCCGCACTGGCGATGAAATTGGGGCTGAAAAACATTCAACAGCAGTTGGGTCAGGTCAGGCTCTACCCCTGGCAGGACGACTCGGCAGAGAAGATTCACCGTGGGCAACTGGATTTGGGGATCTGTCTCGAACACCCTGAGCAGTTGGATCTCATTCTGAGTTCACTTGGGCAGACCATGGGCGTATGTGTGGTCAGCCGAGAAGATCATCCCCTGTGGCAGAGATCGCCGGCCATCACCCTCGAAGATATCAGCCAATACACCTTCGTTTACTTGACCATCAAGGGCTTCAACGAACGCATGGATCCCATGGAGCTCTTCTGTCAGCAAGAAGGCATACCCCTATCCCAGGTGTATGCCGTACACGACAGAGAAGAATGGCACGCTCACCTGCTTACCATGGGCAGTGTAGCCTTCAGCACTCCCAACGAAATGGCGCTTATCAAGGGCATGCCGGGTTTGCGGGTGCAACATCTGCCCGAAACCGAGGTGGCCAAACTCCACCGGGCATTTTCGCTGCCAAGCTACTCCTTGGTGGAAAAAGCCCCCAGCTACCGCCGCTACTCCGAGCAACAAAGAAAGCAGTTGCTGGCTCTGGTCACTCAAGAACTCTACCCCAAGGCCGAGTATTGA
- a CDS encoding OmcA/MtrC family decaheme c-type cytochrome, with amino-acid sequence MMKNHNKSLLALALTSLLCLTACGDGEDGKDGAPGEPGIPGEPGQPGAPAGSGTSTIISAGDVSFEIVPADNTLAGGEAFALKFKASATNSSGERVPLTGLDQVALYSITAMSNDSGSGAPLQWVNNATAQELGSSMYCTLDGTYSSRGQTGDACLLVEDPAEPGTYTGTWEHDGVAPIMNANDNLSAPHRLFLRAYNLKDASGAAVADKVLSTPLDYIPASGELVEATGKDTVTDAACIACHGEVEGRIAKINAHHNYQSTEKCVACHNPALVPDEAQKAEGWVFDFGPMVHRLHAGHHIASFLSGEAKEYFGEIGFPAELNNCASCHNNGDSWNANIYREACVGCHINVNFETGVGHSDFNLAQTDDSQCQSCHGSGALSPMQAHKVGKRAEYAELLTVEFTSATAAASTTAGNKLVTITANVSFNGQPLTDAAQLAVLNKDATLMGNVDAKGEVTRWGSRPGLASGSAANGVLTLTADVPETQAMGTIYVGTEANFCVDNSGKIAACAEGMPFDAGNPIGATSSVKFYNLDGGDAVTARFAIAERMSASEAKCNACHGTLDYIKGTRHGTYTFDQCMDCHNNSYYGSYHGTSEYNTGNLDADGNPIFAEVPELLYANRDLMTVAHRFHSGNWGEAAIFRDASGELHGYPGVETECSACHKDETPLFAADGGLTSAKRAIKISATEYISPVAESCRTCHAHSDAAALAHFKSNGAFVAGDAATDANLPVESCATCHAEGKTYGVDKVHAGGAH; translated from the coding sequence ATGATGAAAAACCATAATAAGTCATTACTGGCGCTGGCTCTGACCAGTCTATTGTGCCTTACCGCATGCGGGGACGGTGAGGACGGAAAAGACGGAGCCCCCGGTGAACCTGGCATACCAGGCGAACCCGGACAGCCAGGAGCCCCCGCAGGTTCAGGTACTTCCACCATTATCAGTGCCGGCGATGTCAGTTTCGAGATAGTGCCGGCCGACAACACACTGGCAGGCGGCGAAGCCTTCGCCCTCAAGTTCAAGGCCTCGGCCACCAACAGCTCAGGGGAGCGAGTCCCTCTGACGGGCCTGGATCAGGTCGCCCTCTACTCTATTACCGCCATGAGCAATGACTCGGGCAGCGGTGCGCCGCTGCAATGGGTCAATAATGCCACGGCTCAGGAACTGGGCAGCTCCATGTATTGCACCCTGGATGGCACCTATAGCTCCAGAGGTCAGACTGGCGATGCCTGTCTTCTAGTTGAAGATCCGGCCGAGCCAGGTACCTATACCGGCACTTGGGAACATGACGGGGTCGCCCCCATTATGAATGCCAACGACAACCTCAGCGCACCTCATCGCTTGTTCCTGCGCGCCTATAACCTCAAGGATGCCAGCGGCGCAGCGGTTGCAGACAAGGTGCTCTCTACGCCGCTGGATTATATTCCGGCATCCGGCGAGCTGGTTGAAGCCACAGGTAAAGATACGGTAACAGATGCCGCCTGTATCGCCTGCCACGGCGAAGTCGAAGGCCGTATCGCCAAGATAAACGCACACCACAACTACCAAAGCACTGAGAAGTGCGTTGCCTGCCACAACCCGGCTCTGGTACCGGACGAAGCCCAAAAAGCCGAAGGTTGGGTATTTGATTTCGGCCCCATGGTTCACAGGCTGCATGCCGGCCATCACATCGCAAGTTTCCTCTCCGGTGAAGCCAAAGAGTACTTCGGTGAAATCGGCTTCCCGGCAGAACTCAACAACTGCGCCAGTTGCCACAACAACGGTGACTCCTGGAACGCCAATATCTACCGCGAAGCCTGTGTCGGCTGCCATATCAATGTCAACTTTGAAACCGGCGTAGGCCACTCTGACTTCAACCTGGCCCAGACCGACGACAGTCAATGTCAGTCCTGTCATGGCAGCGGAGCACTCAGCCCTATGCAGGCTCACAAGGTGGGTAAACGAGCTGAATATGCCGAGCTGTTGACCGTTGAGTTCACCTCTGCCACTGCTGCGGCTTCTACCACGGCGGGCAATAAACTGGTCACCATCACAGCCAATGTCAGCTTCAATGGTCAACCACTGACTGACGCAGCTCAACTGGCGGTGCTCAACAAAGACGCCACTCTGATGGGTAATGTGGATGCCAAGGGTGAAGTCACCCGCTGGGGCAGCAGGCCCGGTCTTGCCAGCGGCAGCGCCGCCAATGGCGTGCTGACCCTGACTGCTGATGTACCGGAAACTCAGGCGATGGGCACCATTTACGTCGGTACCGAGGCCAACTTCTGTGTCGATAACTCAGGTAAGATAGCCGCCTGTGCCGAAGGCATGCCCTTCGATGCCGGTAATCCGATTGGCGCCACTTCAAGCGTTAAGTTCTATAACCTTGACGGTGGTGATGCAGTAACAGCCCGCTTTGCCATTGCTGAGCGGATGAGCGCCAGTGAAGCCAAGTGTAATGCCTGTCACGGCACCCTGGACTACATCAAGGGTACCCGCCACGGCACCTACACCTTCGATCAGTGTATGGACTGCCATAACAACAGCTATTACGGCTCCTATCACGGCACCTCCGAGTACAACACAGGTAATCTGGATGCCGATGGCAATCCTATATTTGCTGAAGTACCCGAGCTCTTGTATGCCAACCGGGATCTGATGACAGTTGCCCACCGCTTCCACAGTGGTAACTGGGGTGAAGCCGCCATCTTCCGTGACGCTTCAGGCGAGCTGCACGGCTACCCAGGTGTGGAAACCGAATGTTCCGCCTGCCACAAAGACGAGACACCGCTGTTCGCCGCCGATGGTGGCCTGACATCCGCCAAGCGTGCAATCAAGATTTCGGCTACCGAGTATATCTCTCCGGTTGCGGAATCCTGCCGTACCTGTCACGCTCACTCTGACGCGGCCGCTCTGGCCCACTTCAAGAGCAATGGTGCCTTCGTTGCCGGTGATGCTGCCACAGACGCCAACCTGCCGGTTGAGTCCTGTGCCACCTGTCACGCCGAAGGCAAGACCTATGGCGTAGATAAGGTACACGCAGGGGGTGCTCACTAG
- a CDS encoding DUF2982 domain-containing protein produces the protein METITIRPGSKRNGITLTLAGGLGVVLGLVLFIGWPWMFAPGLVCFALGAVSLVLGIAKQLEPHVSLEFSAEGLRFFHRRGSLFVAWDNIQRLDQPRVTQGMEQLTLPYVGLKLKRINPLLDAISPRLATGLLSEQRPLLMTAAAQDEELQTLEAALSAEFETLTVNDERYRGVLAMFGRRCLTLDKYLGYHLYIPVDALDQPPESFVRKLRQLWQQRLSDTEL, from the coding sequence ATGGAAACTATCACAATAAGGCCGGGCAGCAAGCGCAATGGCATTACACTGACCCTGGCCGGAGGGCTGGGCGTTGTCCTGGGTTTGGTGCTGTTTATCGGTTGGCCCTGGATGTTTGCGCCCGGACTGGTTTGTTTCGCCCTCGGGGCCGTGTCATTGGTGCTGGGAATTGCCAAGCAGCTCGAGCCCCATGTCAGTCTTGAATTCAGCGCAGAAGGGCTGAGATTCTTTCATCGCCGCGGCAGCTTGTTTGTGGCCTGGGATAATATTCAGCGGCTGGATCAGCCCAGAGTCACCCAAGGTATGGAGCAACTGACGCTGCCCTATGTCGGGCTCAAGCTCAAACGTATCAATCCGCTGCTGGATGCCATTTCACCCAGGTTGGCGACCGGGCTCTTGTCGGAGCAGCGGCCCTTGCTGATGACAGCTGCCGCCCAGGATGAAGAGCTGCAAACACTGGAAGCGGCACTCAGCGCCGAGTTTGAAACCCTGACGGTCAATGATGAGCGTTACAGAGGCGTTTTGGCCATGTTTGGCCGCCGCTGCCTGACGCTGGACAAGTACTTGGGCTATCACCTCTATATTCCCGTGGATGCTTTGGATCAACCGCCGGAGAGCTTTGTTCGTAAACTGCGGCAACTGTGGCAGCAGAGGTTATCGGATACTGAGTTGTAA
- a CDS encoding YdcF family protein, with protein sequence MFWLKKILSQFFMPIPLTLVTLLLACFYIRRRPGVARALVVFAITWVLLLSSSIGSNTLLAGLERQYPLYTAAPARSCVVMVLGSGHDDQVGGLARHMLSATALERLSEGVAQLKAANSKDCLLAVSGWSGGLEQQSHARRMAEAAIELGAEPSRILMLESARDTIEEALALRQAFGAGTDDKGIDALGGRQLILVTSASHMPRAMRIFRSTGLEPQAAPTDFLLRRDHWWRLTTSNLDKSQKALHEYLGLAWLTVTGR encoded by the coding sequence GTGTTCTGGCTGAAAAAAATCCTCTCTCAATTCTTTATGCCCATTCCTCTAACCTTGGTCACTCTGCTGCTGGCTTGCTTTTATATCCGTCGCAGGCCGGGAGTAGCGCGCGCCCTGGTGGTTTTTGCCATCACTTGGGTGCTGCTGCTTTCCAGCTCTATCGGCAGCAACACGCTGCTTGCGGGGCTTGAGCGTCAGTATCCACTTTATACCGCTGCACCGGCGCGCTCCTGTGTGGTGATGGTACTGGGTTCTGGCCATGATGATCAGGTTGGCGGACTCGCGCGACATATGTTGTCGGCAACGGCGCTTGAGCGTCTCAGTGAAGGGGTGGCGCAACTCAAGGCGGCCAACAGCAAAGATTGCCTGCTGGCGGTCAGTGGTTGGAGCGGCGGCCTTGAGCAGCAGAGTCATGCCCGGCGCATGGCCGAGGCCGCCATCGAGTTGGGGGCCGAGCCATCGCGAATTCTAATGCTGGAGTCGGCCCGCGATACCATAGAGGAAGCCCTGGCGTTGCGGCAGGCCTTCGGTGCCGGCACAGACGATAAAGGAATAGATGCCTTGGGTGGCAGACAACTGATCCTGGTCACTTCCGCCAGCCATATGCCAAGGGCGATGCGAATATTCCGCTCGACCGGGCTTGAGCCTCAGGCGGCACCGACCGACTTTCTGCTTAGGCGCGATCACTGGTGGCGCCTGACCACATCCAATCTGGATAAATCACAAAAGGCGCTGCACGAGTATCTGGGATTGGCCTGGTTGACTGTTACCGGCCGCTAA
- the mak gene encoding fructokinase: MMRIGVDLGGTKIELVALSGEGSELFRKRIATPRDYQATIEAICALVDEAETQLEMTGTIGIGIPGVISPFSGLVKNANSTWLNGHPLDRELEQHLGRKVRVANDANCFAVSEALDGAAAGKEVVFGVIIGTGCGAGIAINGRVHQGGNGIGGEWGHNPLPWIRAEEFNSTECFCGKHDCIETFISGTGFVRDYNQAAGAQLSSGAEVMALLEQGDAEASAAFERYLDRLARSLAHVINLLDPDAIVLGGGMSNVQAIYPALPDRLKRYVVGGECRTPVLPNHYGCSSGVRGAAWLWGQD; this comes from the coding sequence ATGATGCGTATCGGCGTTGATTTGGGCGGCACAAAGATTGAATTGGTGGCTCTGAGTGGCGAAGGGAGTGAGCTGTTTCGCAAGCGAATTGCCACCCCCAGAGACTATCAGGCGACCATTGAGGCCATCTGTGCCTTGGTCGATGAAGCCGAAACGCAGCTGGAAATGACAGGAACCATCGGCATTGGTATTCCCGGGGTGATCTCGCCCTTTTCCGGTTTGGTGAAAAACGCCAACTCCACTTGGTTAAATGGTCATCCGCTCGATAGAGAGCTCGAGCAGCACCTGGGGCGCAAAGTGCGGGTTGCCAATGACGCCAACTGTTTTGCGGTCTCCGAGGCGCTGGATGGCGCCGCCGCAGGCAAAGAGGTGGTGTTCGGGGTGATCATAGGCACAGGCTGCGGTGCCGGCATTGCCATCAATGGCAGGGTGCATCAGGGGGGCAATGGCATAGGTGGTGAGTGGGGCCATAATCCCTTGCCCTGGATACGCGCCGAGGAGTTCAACAGCACTGAGTGTTTTTGCGGCAAGCATGACTGCATCGAAACCTTTATTTCGGGAACAGGGTTTGTCCGCGACTATAACCAGGCCGCTGGGGCGCAGCTCAGCTCGGGCGCCGAGGTGATGGCATTGCTGGAGCAGGGGGATGCCGAGGCTAGCGCGGCCTTTGAGCGCTATCTTGACCGTCTGGCCCGCTCTCTGGCCCATGTGATCAATCTGCTGGATCCGGACGCCATAGTACTCGGCGGCGGTATGTCCAATGTGCAGGCCATCTATCCGGCATTGCCGGATAGACTCAAGCGCTATGTGGTCGGCGGCGAGTGCCGAACTCCTGTGTTGCCCAATCACTACGGCTGCTCCTCCGGGGTACGCGGCGCCGCTTGGCTGTGGGGCCAGGACTGA
- the cysQ gene encoding 3'(2'),5'-bisphosphate nucleotidase CysQ has protein sequence MARAAGEAIMQYYQGGELAIERKADDSPVTAADLASHAVLQQALAREFPTWPQMSEEAADIPWAQRRGWETYWLIDPLDGTKEFIKGNGEFTVNIALIHRGQAVAGVVYVPATAVCYLGALGLGAWRETPNATGYQRVELNARAGVKRQIPVIVGSRSHSSPGLGEYLQQFGEHEMKSVGSSLKFCLLAEGKADIYPRLGPTSEWDTAAAQAVLESAGGRVLEYPAGNNLKYNQKETILNPWFIAYSADWPCD, from the coding sequence ATGGCCCGCGCCGCCGGTGAGGCGATAATGCAGTATTATCAGGGCGGCGAACTGGCGATTGAGCGCAAGGCCGATGACAGTCCGGTCACGGCTGCCGATCTTGCCAGTCACGCCGTGTTGCAACAGGCGCTGGCGCGTGAGTTTCCAACCTGGCCACAGATGTCGGAAGAAGCGGCGGATATCCCCTGGGCGCAGCGGCGGGGCTGGGAAACCTATTGGCTTATCGACCCTCTCGATGGCACCAAGGAGTTTATTAAGGGTAACGGCGAATTTACCGTCAACATTGCGCTTATTCACCGAGGCCAGGCGGTCGCCGGTGTTGTCTATGTGCCCGCCACAGCCGTGTGCTATTTGGGCGCGCTGGGACTCGGTGCCTGGCGTGAGACCCCAAATGCGACTGGGTACCAGCGTGTGGAATTGAATGCCAGGGCCGGGGTTAAGCGCCAGATCCCTGTGATTGTCGGCAGTCGCTCGCACTCGAGCCCGGGGCTTGGCGAGTATCTGCAGCAGTTTGGCGAGCACGAAATGAAGAGTGTCGGCTCATCACTCAAATTCTGCCTGCTCGCTGAGGGCAAGGCGGATATCTACCCCAGATTGGGCCCTACCAGTGAATGGGACACGGCGGCGGCTCAGGCCGTGCTTGAGAGTGCCGGTGGCCGAGTTTTGGAATATCCAGCCGGCAACAACTTAAAATATAACCAAAAAGAAACTATCCTCAATCCTTGGTTTATCGCATACAGTGCCGATTGGCCTTGCGATTGA
- a CDS encoding SDR family oxidoreductase produces MKAKTTRILITGAHGQLGKALLANLPWLPEFSPSRLRMEIPEASLVPGSVVEPRSAIAPGSAIEIVALGHQQLDLTSAHLPERLSEINADVIINCAAYNAVDAAEQDMAAAMALNAEAPERLALWCRQQGAWLIHISSDYVFGNDLGNELGNVSGNAATNMLGNAPRALTESDVCEPLSLYGQSKLAGEQRLLTANPGALVLRTSWLYSRFGSNFVLTMRRLLTERPELKVVADQVGTPTWAEALARLIWQLLIWFHLKPEKSAVLSGCFHYAATGQCSWYLFTKEIAEQIAKQQCNSAPSSQAAVPLQTASPSQTALQSQAALHSQAALHSPANPAPITPRCRITPVSTAEYGAILNRAQAPRPAYSTLDSSALKDAMAAMPSAFRCYLPKDYPSPIWLTWQAQLALMFSGLGAPSLD; encoded by the coding sequence GTGAAAGCCAAGACTACCCGAATATTGATCACCGGCGCTCATGGCCAGCTCGGAAAGGCACTGCTGGCGAATTTGCCTTGGTTGCCCGAGTTTTCGCCTTCCAGGCTGCGAATGGAGATACCTGAGGCAAGCCTGGTGCCCGGCAGTGTTGTAGAACCCCGCAGTGCTATAGCACCTGGCAGCGCAATTGAAATTGTGGCGCTCGGGCATCAGCAACTGGATTTAACCTCAGCACATTTGCCCGAGCGGCTCAGTGAAATCAATGCCGATGTGATAATCAACTGCGCCGCCTACAACGCCGTGGATGCGGCCGAGCAGGATATGGCTGCCGCCATGGCGCTTAATGCCGAGGCGCCGGAGCGTTTGGCCCTCTGGTGCCGGCAACAGGGTGCTTGGCTTATCCATATTTCGAGCGACTATGTCTTCGGGAATGATTTGGGGAATGAACTCGGAAACGTTTCTGGAAATGCAGCTACCAATATGCTCGGGAATGCGCCCAGAGCCTTGACCGAGAGCGATGTTTGCGAGCCTTTGAGCCTGTACGGTCAGAGCAAGCTCGCCGGCGAGCAGCGCTTGCTTACGGCCAATCCCGGCGCCCTGGTGCTGAGAACCTCTTGGCTTTACAGCCGTTTTGGCAGCAACTTTGTGTTGACCATGCGGCGATTGCTGACCGAGCGCCCCGAGCTCAAGGTGGTGGCGGATCAGGTCGGCACGCCAACCTGGGCCGAGGCGTTGGCGCGGCTTATCTGGCAGTTGCTCATCTGGTTTCATCTTAAGCCAGAGAAGTCCGCGGTGCTGAGCGGCTGCTTTCATTACGCGGCAACGGGGCAGTGCAGCTGGTATCTTTTCACCAAAGAGATAGCCGAGCAAATCGCCAAGCAGCAGTGCAATTCTGCGCCAAGCTCTCAGGCGGCGGTGCCATTGCAAACCGCGTCGCCATCTCAAACCGCGTTGCAATCTCAAGCTGCATTGCATTCTCAAGCTGCATTACATTCACCAGCAAACCCGGCGCCAATCACGCCAAGGTGCCGGATAACGCCTGTCAGCACAGCAGAATACGGCGCCATATTGAATCGAGCACAGGCGCCGCGCCCGGCGTATTCGACGCTCGACTCAAGCGCTCTCAAAGATGCCATGGCGGCCATGCCTTCGGCATTTCGCTGCTATTTGCCAAAAGATTATCCGTCACCCATCTGGCTTACCTGGCAGGCGCAGCTGGCGCTGATGTTTTCGGGGCTTGGTGCACCTTCCTTGGATTGA